In Pontiella desulfatans, one DNA window encodes the following:
- a CDS encoding PEP-CTERM sorting domain-containing protein (PEP-CTERM proteins occur, often in large numbers, in the proteomes of bacteria that also encode an exosortase, a predicted intramembrane cysteine proteinase. The presence of a PEP-CTERM domain at a protein's C-terminus predicts cleavage within the sorting domain, followed by covalent anchoring to some some component of the (usually Gram-negative) cell surface. Many PEP-CTERM proteins exhibit an unusual sequence composition that includes large numbers of potential glycosylation sites. Expression of one such protein has been shown restore the ability of a bacterium to form floc, a type of biofilm.), translated as MEKTVLLAVFAMCAGLAQAEIIALDSTSSQIVTDGTTTGNSIGVTAGSRVFAIGETAIVTAQLTMTGTPAYNASANWTLGFRDNVNEVGSALSIRLNSVPLWNASTDSSAASAGGNTADLGTTERESTTNVDGTTADMKTDGDVSLLEMRVTKVSATQYGYVAYWKDGSGNTLESLSKTYDLGKEIASITDVTFGNRATTTTVTGALTNIQLEVIPEPATLGLITALGTGLLVVRRFFVI; from the coding sequence ATGGAAAAAACCGTATTACTAGCCGTTTTCGCAATGTGTGCAGGGTTGGCGCAGGCGGAGATTATTGCACTGGACTCCACTTCGTCGCAGATTGTTACGGATGGAACGACGACGGGCAACAGCATCGGGGTGACGGCCGGATCCCGCGTCTTTGCCATTGGCGAAACAGCCATCGTTACGGCTCAATTGACCATGACCGGAACCCCGGCCTACAACGCATCGGCCAACTGGACGCTTGGGTTTCGCGACAACGTAAATGAGGTCGGTTCCGCGCTGTCCATCCGCCTAAACTCGGTTCCGCTGTGGAATGCTTCGACCGACAGTTCTGCGGCCAGTGCCGGCGGCAACACCGCGGATCTCGGAACAACGGAGCGCGAAAGCACCACGAATGTGGACGGAACAACGGCCGATATGAAGACCGATGGAGACGTTAGTCTGCTTGAGATGCGGGTCACCAAGGTATCTGCCACGCAATACGGCTATGTGGCCTACTGGAAAGACGGTAGCGGCAACACGCTGGAATCCTTGAGCAAGACCTATGACCTGGGTAAAGAGATTGCAAGCATCACCGATGTAACCTTCGGGAACCGTGCCACGACAACCACCGTTACCGGCGCCTTGACGAACATCCAGCTCGAGGTGATTCCGGAGCCGGCCACCCTCGGCCTGATCACGGCTCTTGGCACGGGATTGCTGGTGGTTCGCCGCTTTTTCGTGATTTAG